One stretch of Pelmatolapia mariae isolate MD_Pm_ZW linkage group LG3_W, Pm_UMD_F_2, whole genome shotgun sequence DNA includes these proteins:
- the LOC134624030 gene encoding DENN domain-containing protein 4C-like, with amino-acid sequence MPPTMMPPRETARIKNRYCLDLPSHLPGLILTSEHCNNGVQLPLTSLPQDSKQVYVQLLWDNINLHQEPGEPLYLLWRTFLEKRGTLGPTDHQEIRTLLNTIVRNIQTNDVYGPINLLIREIKRRPEGVKRQRSVLLLHLYSLFHI; translated from the exons aTGCCGCCCACCATGATGCCGCCCCGGGAAaccgcccgtatcaaaaaccgctactgcctgGACCTGCCCTCTCACCTACCTGGTCTCATCCTCACTTCTGAACACTGCAACAACGGAGTGCAG CTGCCTCTGACGTCACTGCCACAGGACAGTAAGCAGGTGTACGTACAGCTCCTGTGGGACAACATCAACCTGCACCAAGAACCCGGAGAACCACTTTACCTGCTCTGGAGGACCTTTT TGGAGAAGAGGGGAACTCTGGGGCCCACAGACCACCAGGAGATCCGCACTCTCCTCAACACCATTGTTCGCAACATCCAGACCAACGACGTCTACGGGCCGATCAACCTGCTGATCCGAGAGATCAAACGGCGTCCAGAAGGGGTCAAACGACAGAGGTCCGTTCTGCTCCTCCATCTATACTCACTGTTTCATATTTAG